The Acropora palmata chromosome 10, jaAcrPala1.3, whole genome shotgun sequence genome contains a region encoding:
- the LOC141895075 gene encoding uncharacterized protein LOC141895075 encodes MSRDKLYHDYVDLLNTVQRHTRCSTNYCLKRKQNESNLKCRFNFPLNLSAKTRLEFETIHTKDKSVQYRAKVITKRNDTRLNNHQRIQLQGWRANCDIQIIIDHHACVEYLAKYAAKGEPRSQQLKDTFNSVIKSADHDTNVKKAIKQLMMKSLGERDFSAQETAHHLLSLKLHSTTFNVKSFSLNGSRRLQPSNDTSNGSCTSDSFLDVYAKRSIFSDEFPGTMNTNFQEFATKYKLTKNKLEQCMSDHIVPNIFPTYSSNPKGQHYSLYCKFQLLRSKPWKNSINDAWGTTEPDDQTYITEWHNFLNTAYAKKHVQNWSQKISDVLDNIHLPVYEQSDNQEQHQQEEWMILSDFCKSGEQSNKAPLPHSNYDWTIDSMKYTTQQIGEMPSWINTSKVNFQPTLTQTELIDINSFSEMQKLAYNIITKHSENTSLKEPLLLTINGVAGTGKSYLIRALTSYLQHKCVITATTGKAAYSIRGVTIHSLLKLPITPQSERDLSGEALIELQHRLCNVGYIRDL; translated from the coding sequence ATGTCACGTGATAAACTTTACCATGACTATGTAGACCTTTTAAATACTGTCCAGCGCCATACACGATGCAGTACTAATTATTGTCTGAAACGCAAACAGAATGAATCTAATCTCAAATGTCGCTTCAATTTCCCGTTAAATCTTTCTGCTAAAACCAGATTAGAATTTGAAACAATCCACACAAAAGACAAATCTGTTCAATACAGAGCTAAAGTcattacaaaaagaaatgatacTCGATTGAATAATCATCAACGCATTCAACTTCAGGGATGGAGAGCTAATTGTGACATTCAGATCATAATTGACCATCATGCTTGCGTAGAATATCTTGCAAAATATGCTGCCAAGGGTGAACCAAGATCACAACAGCTAAAAGATACTTTCAATTCTGTTATTAAGAGTGCTGATCATGACACTAATGTTAAGAAAGCAATAAAACAGCTTATGATGAAAAGTCTAGGAGAGCGAGATTTTAGTGCCCAAGAAACTGCGCACCATTTACTTTCGCTTAAATTACATAGTACCACTTTTAATGTCAAGTCTTTCAGTTTAAATGGTTCTCGTAGACTGCAACCATCCAATGATACAAGCAATGGAAGTTGTACAAGTGATTCTTTTCTTGATGTCTATGCAAAGCGTAGTATCTTCAGTGATGAGTTTCCTGGCACAATGAATACAAATTTTCAGGAATTTGCAACCAAGTACAAACTAACTAAGAACAAACTAGAACAGTGTATGTCAGATCATATTGTCCCAAATATATTTCCAACATACTCCAGCAATCCAAAAGGACAACATTACAGTTTATACTGCAAATTTCAACTTCTTAGATCTAAACCGTGGAAAAATTCTATAAATGATGCATGGGGTACCACAGAGCCAGATGATCAAACCTACATTACTGAATGGCATAACTTTTTAAACACTGCATATGCAAAAAAGCATGTTCAAAACTGGTCTCAAAAGATTTCAGATGTATTAGACAACATACACCTTCCAGTTTATGAACAGAGTGATAATCAGGAACAACATCAGCAGGAGGAATGGATGATTTTATCCGATTTTTGTAAGTCAGGAGAACAATCCAATAAAGCTCCTCTGCCACATTCTAACTATGACTGGACCATAGACTCCATGAAATATACTACTCAACAAATTGGTGAAATGCCCTCTTGGATTAACACATCAAAGGTAAACTTTCAACCAACATTGACCCAAACAGAGTTGATTGACATAAATTCTTTTAGTGAAATGCAGAAGCTTGCATACAACATAATTACAAAACACTCGGAAAACACTTCCCTAAAAGAACCTCTGTTGCTTACTATAAATGGTGTTGCAGGAACTGGCAAAAGCTATTTGATAAGAGCTTTGACATCTTATCTTCAACATAAATGTGTTATCACTGCAACAACAGGAAAGGCTGCATACAGCATAAGGGGGGTAACAATCCATTCACTTTTGAAATTACCGATCACACCACAATCAGAAAGAGACCTGTCTGGTGAAGCCCTGATAGAATTACAACATAGACTTTGCAATGTCGGTtatattagggacctttag